The region aagtccataactatattttgtatgtacttgacccgaaccgacatggtccatttgggttgcatggcatcatgcatttggataaactaaaatgagagaaataacacttatggtttattaatatattataagttctaatatattaataatattatttaattagtattgatcaagaattaatttagaaataattaagtgatcaaaagatgactaattaaatatatgggttgattgtgtaaatcatccatacttgtaaaGTGGactagatgctccatggattatcaagttgggctaagctccataggatgctccatgggagttacaaacccatgggtcatggaaatgaagagtcatgtcacattagggtttacatggtgtaaccctagatataATACACTATATAAAGGATACGAAgctcaccaaaatcggttactagAAGCAACATAGAGGCCAAGCTGATTTCTAAGTGTGACATTATCTCTCAAAGTttattccaagagcatttggtgttgtgtgaaacatttgaggcatgacacttggggtgctaggctctcaaggttttcaaggaatcaaatctaCTACaaagtatgtaattctagccatcttttatgttaaaagttccccatgaaTGCTAGACAGGATTATGAACTTTGGAAATCAtttttttgcatgtattttagacaaacatagatccaaggtttttctagggttgcatgtacacttagggatgttagaatgctcataacccatcagtggtatcagagcttaggcttgtttgttaatacttgatgcaaaatagtgtaaaaatcgaatttttgagcTGTCTGCACagcggactcaacgagtccatgaggggactcgacgagtccaagtgaaacttcaacaaacttggcgagtcagttcatacactcgacgatttggccaggcagagtgcagaatttcgatttttgttgctcgaaatggactagaaacattactctaaactgttttggtgctgtaaaacttgttttagatggtgtaatggttgttctaatccaattacaatggctaatatcaaaattacatgattatatgtgttcatatgttcttgaaattttgatatgaatattcatgttcttatgagtacTTGATAGATCAcaggaattacttgtttaatgcttaattcatgatctttatgtgttttaatggagtccataacttgtcctcaagttatggataaccaaaagtcactttgtattAAATCcgttaaaagaacacataagttacaaaaatgaagagacttcattttaataactcataagttatgaattgaagagttttgttaagttgcaaaacttgccctcaagttttcaaACATGTAAAGTTatcttaataaactttagttctaacccctataattttaaaagtttaaaatcaacccttatactttataatattataagtaatatacatatatatatatatatatatatataagatcaagtcgtcttactgttagtaggcctcattcacgcagccggtctataaggggtataaggttgttgcctataaaatgacagcttaatgggtgtccactctcacccaccgcttccttgataagtggagggtcgttagccgaatgggtaggacaaagacttataaaattctcattaaaagtatgatgaatattataaagtaactaaatcttttattaaattcccaatcttagttactttaggaaaatgtgaataaggtgctaatccatgaaattacactttacactttgtttaagttgttagtagagtgtgtgtggttaatcgacacactaacttggacttaacaaggtaggtaaagggtgacttaaggtttattataggtcggtggagcacgtgtggttaaccggcacatctattgagtgataaacattaagggtaccaagtgatttgcatggttacttcacacctcgttttgtgatcctcggcatcccagtcacaaaacttggagggcacacttgagattgaaacacgcctttgaaaagttcattgaatcgcAAAAGagtctaggaatttctaaaaaccaattaaaacctaatatttatactccctccgtcccatttTAGTTGTCAACGATACtattttggtttgtcccaaaattattgtcacCTACTAAAAAAAGGCTACTAAAATTAACTTAATTTCCCATACTACCCTCGGTTATAGATACCACACAAAAATCTAAATAGCCTAATTACTACGGGCATTAATTGTTTTGAATAGAAAAGCAAAAGGAAATTTTCATCTCATAATGACGCATGCATAGTTACATCTAGTACTTTTTGTTTAGAAATGAGTACATCAAACATTCtctttttttctaaaaaatgacAACGAGGGTTTTACACAACAAAATTAAAACTTcatcttctttcatgtttacatATCAGATCAAATACGAAGCTGCTTCATCTATGAGACTTTTTTCACACTCAATTTGTAATGGCAAATTACCTTGTCGTTCCAACCTACTCTTACCGATACGTGGTATTCGATAGTTATTGCCACCATGAACTTTTAAGATTTCTTTCATGCATGTTTGCAAAGTTAAGAAAACATTGTTAAGCTCTTGAGATTGCATCTTGTCAAATGAGGTTTGCACTGCAGAAACTAATTCATCAACCATATGAAGAACCTCTTGCTCTTGAAGTGATTGAATCGCCCAAAAAAATCCACGATCTAACACATTTAAATCTGGACTATTTGGGGATTGAAAGCAAAGACGAATATCAAATCCATCTTGAGACGATGCTTCAATAAACTCACTATCATTAACATCAATATGAGGCTTTGCATTATCTTGTTGAATGAATATTGGACCCGTATGGTTTGGTGGCCATTTAGCTTTTATAGCGGGTAAAACTTTTTCTATCAACCACGATCTCATTATCTCTTTAGTAACCGCTAAAATTGGTTTTGTCTCTAACGTTCCCGCAACATGGTTCTTAGTTGAAGGCTTAGCGGGTTCTCTTGATGTAAGTGGGAAGATTCCAATctttctggaagaaatttcatttCCAAATACATCAAATCGTGGCTGAGCAACAGCTGCTAAAACAAGACTTTTGTAATGAATTTTTTGCTTTTACATGTTCTTGACGGTTCGTCCTCGCCGGGAACGAGGTAGTACCATTTTGATGATTTCGATATGTAAAACCATTTTTCATCAATGTGGATGATGTTAAACATATCATGGAATGTAGGATTTGAGTTAGGTAATGACCTCGTAATCATAGATAAACAAAACTCTAACCTTTTTGTTTTATTTGCATGGGTAAGATCCGGCTTGATGGCATTTGTGTGTGGTCTAAGTTCACCTTCTTTTATTCTTCTCTGTAAAGTTGATTTTGAAACACCTAATGATTTTGCAATAGACCGAATGGTTGTTCGACAACGTAACGGAATTTGTGAAACTTGATTCAAATCGAGTTGAACCCTTTTTCGCCCAACAACCTGTAACTTCTTTGAAGATAAATTAATTGTTGACCCATTTTCAGCTTGAAGTTTAACCCGCTTCCAAATACGACTTACGGTCCACTTAGAAACACCAAAAAGTGCAGCTACATCACTTATGGAACCCCTTCTCAACTCTCCATTGGAACTTTGTTGCAGTAaggcttgatatatatatatatatatatatatatatatatatatatatatatatatatatatatatatatatatatatatatatatatatcttgacgTTGAGCATGACTTGTGTGTTTTTTAGTCGTTAAAGTTAAAGAGTTCTCCATAATCTATTGTTGTACGTAATGGAAAAAAGGTGAATGGAAATGGTTATAAAGATTCATTGAATTGATTATGGAGGGAGAACTTGGACCCAAAGTTTTTTATCTTATGATTAAATTTTTTCAATTTGGAGGTAAGCTAATTTACAGTAAAAAATTGGTGGGAAGACTTTGCCACGAATACATATCCTTTTCGTTTAACTAAATGAAGCATTTAATGGTTATTTAAATTGTTTAAGCTTTTCTTTTTATTCTATTTGAAAGAAATGGATGGACATTCTTATTTGTATTAATGCTTGATTAAGTGTATTAATTGCTCATACAAGGGTAGATAGGTCATTTTGCTTTAGAAAAGTTGCATTAAATGTATTTTTCTTAAACTATGTGTTTTTTATTTGTGGACAACTAaaatgggacggagggagtatttcgttttcatggtggaaattggtgaatcatcattcacctacctttcaaatatgttatagctttgattatgacatccctcttctaagttatgatatattgtgattggatcctatccttaatattacatttgggtgttttattaaggactatctttatatctaaactaaacttgttctcttcttttagatgtcttccaacaacactgcttctggctcaaaccctaccggctccttttccctcatgaatttatgtgggagggtcatattcgatggttccaactttatggattggatttggaacatcaggatggtgactcgctatgaggacaaggaatatgtcctcgataaggagctaaaggagatcgatgagtccactgctactccccatgagatcgctgacttccggactcatgaaagagatgccaccaaagtggcatgcatcatgatggataccatgacagctgaactccagaagtcctatgaggagtACTACCCTtctgagatgcaccaagatatgatggaaagataccatcagtgGTCGTCAAGAGctatatgaaataatctcctccatgataacaaccagcatgaaggatggagagtctgtcacgagccacatgcagaaaatgcaaaaggtatgtggatcgtttgctgaagcttaatgtgaacttccccaaggagctagcaatagatatcattttgcactccttaccctcgtgttatgatcaattccgcatgacataccacatgaataaggaagaagtcacactcagcaaacttcaaggactcctaaagactgCAGAAACATGTCGTAAAGGTActtcggttgttaacactcctactcctactccaaactccgcccctatCCTGGCAaccgggaaaggtagagggaagaagcggaagagcccttcgaagggaaccaagggtaagacccttgatggctcttcttcaagtggaaccaagaaaggtttcgtcactccttctgacccaaaagaggctgaatgcttctattgtcatgaaaaatcgCATTGGAAGCGGAAGTGCCTTAAGTACCAGCAAGATGAGAAGAATGGGAAgttaaaacccaaccatgcaggtatttacactattctatctaataactcaccctattctaactcttggctccttgataccggttgtggtattcacatctGTTTTGagttgcagggactaagaagaagtgagaatgtggagcatggaaagataaacttgatcatggggaataggaaagcttcgcctgtcaccaagattggagtttattctttgttgctaagtagtgggtttactttggatttgaataaatgttgttattcgccagaaatggaaagaaatattatttcctttcatgctttgtacaaacaagggtttatcttttcttttgataatgaaattggtgcaataaattctttctataataatgttctttattttgaagcactaccttgtgatggtgtgtatgaagttgtgtctgttgtagataacctaggaaataatgtgttgtgtattgattcttctaagaataataacttggataaagcatcattatggcattgtcgtcttggacatgtgagcaagaaacgcataggccagcTCCAAAacgatggagtcttggagtcatttgacctaaagttagatgatatttgtgaatcatgcttacttggaaaaatgacaacctcatccttcactggttcttgtgctaggggtgaaggtttgttggatctggtacataggatgtgtgtggacccttcaaatctttcacaagagatgctaatcgttattatttgacttttactaatgattatagtagatatggatatgtctatttaatcaagcataagtcagagacttttgaaaggtttaaagagtttaaacaagaaatcgagaatcaattgggtaggaacattaacatgcttcgatccgatcgtggtggtgagtatcttagtatagagttcatcggctatcttaaggaatgtgggattatctcatagttgacacctcccaggacaccacagttgaatggtatggatgagaggcgtaatcgaaccttgttggactgagtaaaactcagagcccgagtactgaggctgagatagcataaatgagtcaagtacattatgcttctgcagtaggctcgatcatgtacgctatgacctgcactcgtcctgatgtggccttttccttgagcatggtcagtagatatcaggggaaccctggcaatgCTCACTGGAatgcagtaaagaatatcctcatgTACCTGTAGAGGagtaaggactgggtccttaccctcggtgggagtgatgaattgagagttgtagggtatagtgatgctagctttcagactgatagggatagttttcactctcagtcaggctaggtctttaccttaaatggaggagcgattacttggaagagttccaagcaggagacagtggctgattcaacttgcgaatccgactatatagcagcaagcgaggcagcaaaggatgcgatatggctaaagaacttcattggagaccttggagttgtaccagctataaatgagccaatggaaattttctgtgatagtgaaagtgtagttgccttagccaaggaaccaagggatcacgggagatccaaacacatcgatagaaaataccatttcatcaaacatcgaatagaagaaggactcctcgtggcaaagagggtctcatcggatgagaacccaacagatcccctcatgaagggactgagttgggttaagcatctccaccatgctcggagcatagggctgaaggatgatattagttttagtagttagataattttgaaatttgtaaagtgtaattgaaatttgatgatgaataaaagttgtgtttatttatgagtaaagttttgctatcttttgtcaatcgtttactatatttcctttgcatgttttgacttccaaaataattatgtttggtagatcatattattcgaacctccacagtcggtcatatgtcggaagtaagtataaatcaagactgtcatgattgg is a window of Lactuca sativa cultivar Salinas chromosome 1, Lsat_Salinas_v11, whole genome shotgun sequence DNA encoding:
- the LOC111885068 gene encoding uncharacterized protein LOC111885068, with protein sequence MFRSIKTTLIDTFDDRYAAVIEADVVTATATVAAARPQGGGSLLFWEFSNTKPRDFDGIQDLIAAMRWISDIKGSAVAQPRFDVFGNEISSRKIGIFPLTSREPAKPSTKNHVAGTLETKPILAVTKEIMRSWLIEKVLPAIKAKWPPNHTGPIFIQQDNAKPHIDVNDSEFIEASSQDGFDIRLCFQSPNSPDLNVLDRGFFWAIQSLQEQEVLHMVDELVSAVQTSFDKMQSQELNNVFLTLQTCMKEILKVHGGNNYRIPRIGKSRLERQGNLPLQIECEKSLIDEAASYLI